The following are encoded in a window of Rosa chinensis cultivar Old Blush chromosome 4, RchiOBHm-V2, whole genome shotgun sequence genomic DNA:
- the LOC112200525 gene encoding uncharacterized protein LOC112200525: MGRKQKAGAKAKSKKKAKKREALRLKESSSTRLCLATYEFKPLTEEQLKLLDMMKTHERFTGPCEVEDDLGLTTDEEYMLAKAGQLEISEARMRHLDSIKSERFNYFNKYKIFEEEWDELKKRNPDKYKGEYPPEKYTRLPWHIDTEKSLAVRRSTSGCTHKELDAKPKSPKESPAATSDSGNAGEFPHNGLDAKPESQKESPTVSSVSGNAA; this comes from the exons ATGGGTCGGAAGCAAAAGGCCGGCGCGAAGGCGAAATCGAAGAAGAAGGCGAAGAAGAGAGAGGCGCTGAGATTGAAGGAGTCGTCGTCGACCCGGCTATGTCTTGCAACTTATGAATTTAAACCGTTGACTGAGGAGCAGCTGAAATTGCTGGATATGATGAAGACTCATGAGAGATTTACGGGGCCCTGTGAAGTTGAGGATGATTTAGGTCTCACTACTGATGAGGAGTACATGTTGGCCAAAGCTGGACAACTTGAAATCAGCGAAGCCAGAATGCGTCATCTCGATAGCATTAAATCTGAGAGGTTTAACTACTTTAACAAATATAAGATATTTGAAGAGGAATGGGATGAGTTGAAGAAAAGAAACCCAGACAAATACAAAG GTGAATATCCTCCCGAAAAGTATACACGACTTCCTTGGCACATAGACACAGAAAAGTCTCTAGCAGTCCGCCGAAGCACAA GTGGATGTACTCACAAGGAGCTTGATGCTAAGCCTAAATCTCCTAAAGAATCACCAGCTGCAACTTCTGACAGCGGCAATGCAG GTGAATTTCCTCACAATGGGCTTGACGCTAAGCCTGAATCTCAAAAAGAATCACCAACTGTAAGTTCTGTCAGCGGCAATGCAG CGTGA